Part of the Sphingomonas morindae genome, CCGAGCAGGGCCGCCATCGCGCCCTGCCCGACCGGCACCGCCGCCTGCATCGCGGCACCCCGGGTGCGCAGCAGCCGCGCCGTCTCGGCAAGGCCGAGCGCGCCCGCGGCGCACAGCGCGCTATATTCGCCGAGGCTGTGGCCCGCGACATAGGCGGCCGCGTCGACCAGCTTCACCCCGCCCTCGCGCTCCAGCACGCGCAGCGTGGCGATGGCGTTGGCCATGATCGCCGGCTGGGCATTTTCGGTGAGCATCAGCGCGTCGGCCGGGCCTTCCGCCATCAGCCGGAAGAGATTCTGGCCGAGCGCCTCGTCGACCTCCTGAAACGTCTCGCGCGCCGCCGCGCTGGCCGAGGCGAGCGCCTGGCCCATGCCGACCGACTGGCTGCCCTGGCCGGGAAAGATGAAGGCCCGCATGATCCTCTCCTGCTGATCAGGCGCGCCGCGATAGGGGTGTGACGGAAACAAGGCAAGCCGGGTTGCCGCCGCCCGTCGGGGCCGCGGCGCGGGCGCGGCGTCGCTCCGCGGCGGCCGATCGCTTGCCAGCGCGGCGGCTTTCCGCTAGGGGCCGCCGATCCGGGGTGATGGACGCCGAGTCCGTCGCCCCGGCGTTTTTTGGAAGACAGCCGGAGGGGCATGGCGATGGGCGCCATGCCAGCGATCGGCCAACATGGAAGGACAAGGCCACATGGCTCTCTACGAGCATGTGTTCCTCGCGCGCCAGGATCTGGCGCAGGCGCAGGTCGACCAGCTTGCCCAGACCGCGACCGAGATCGTCGAGTCGCTGGGCGGCAAGATCGTCAAGACGGAGACCTGGGGTCTCCGCAGCCTCGCCTATCGCATCGCGAAGAACCGCAAGGCGCATTATGTGCTCCTCGAGATCGACGGCCCCGCTGCCGCCATCGCCGAGCTGGAGCGCCAGATCGCGATCAACGAGGACGTGATCCGCTACATGACCGTGCGCGTCGATGCGCATGAGCAGGGCCCGTCGGCGATGATGCGCCGCAACGAGCGCGACCGCCGCGGCCGCCGCGAGCGTGACGATGCGGAGCGCCCCGAGCGCGCCGACCGTCCCGAGCGCGCCGCCTGAGCCCTGAGGAGAGACAAGAATGGCCCGCCCCTTCTTCCGCCGCCGCAAGAGCTGCCCCTTCTCCGCGAAGGACGCGCCGCGGATCGATTACAAGGATGTCCGTCTGCTGCAGGGCTTCGTGTCCGAGCGCGGCAAGATCGTGCCCAGCCGCATCACCGCGGTGTCGGCCAAGAAGCAGCGTGAGCTTGCCCGCGAGATCAAGCGCGCGCGGCATCTCGGCCTGCTCCCCTATGTCGTGAAGTAAGGAGACGCCCCGATGGAAGTGATCCTGCTGGAGCGCGTCGAGAAGCTCGGCGGCATCGGCGATGTCGTCACGGTGAAGAACGGCTATGCCCGTAACTTCCTGCTGCCGAACAACAAGGCGCTGCGTGCCAACGAAGCCAACCGCAAGGTGTTCGAGGCCAATCGCGCCGTGATCGAGGCCGACAACGCCAAGAAGCGCGCCACCGCCGAGACCGAGGCGAAGGAGATCGACGGCAAGACCGTGACGCTCATCCGCCAGGCCTCCAACACCGGCCAGCTTTATGGTTCGGTGTCGGCCCGCGATCTCGCCGAGCTGCTGGCCGCCGACGGCGCCCATGTCAGCAAGTCGCAGATCGTGCTCGACCGCGCGATCAAGTCGATCGGCCTGCACGAGGTGCGCGTCGTGCTGCACCCCGAAGTGTCGACGATGATCAAGGTCAACGTCGCCCGCTCGCCCGAGGAAGCCGATCTCCAGGCCCAGGGCGTGGATGTCATGGCCGAGATGTTCGAGCGTGACGAAGCCGGCTTCACCGAGGACTATGATCCCAACGCCGAGCCGGGCGCCACCGCCGACGCCGAGCGCGAGGAGCCGGCGGAGGGCTAAGCCCGCCGCCGCCTGCTTCGGCGCACAGAAAAGGCCGCCCGCAGCGCTTGCGGGCGGCCTTTTTCATGGGCGCCTGCCCGGGCGGCCGCCGCGCGGCCCCGCCCGGGCGGGGGCGGCTCAGTCGGCGAAGGGATCGCGCACCAGGATCGTGTCCTCGCGCTCCGGGCTGGTGGAGACCAGCGCCACCGGGCAGCGGATCAGCTCCTCGACGCGGCGGATATATTTGATCGCGGCGGCGGGCAGATCCGCCCAGCTGCGCGCGCCCTGGGTCGATTCGCTCCAGCCCGGCACGCGCTCGTAGATCGGCTCGGCCGCCATCTGGTCGCTGGCATGGGGCGGCAGATAATCCACCACCGTGCCGCCGAGCCGATAGCCGGTGCAGATGAGGATCTCGTCCAGCCCGTCGAGCACGTCGAGCTTGGTCAGCGCGATGCCGGTGATGCCCGAGACCGCCGCCGCCTGCCGCACCAGCACCGCGTCGAACCAGCCGCAGCGCCGCTTGCGGCCGGTGACGGTGCCGAACTCGTGGCCGCGCGTGCCCAGCCGCTCGCCGATCGCATTGTCCTGCTCGGTCGGAAAGGGCCCGGAGCCGACCCGCGTGGTATAGGCCTTGACGATGCCGAGCACATAGCCCGCCGCCGCCGGCCCCAGCCCCGATCCGCCCGCCGCCGTGCCGGCGATGGTGTTGGACGAGGTGACGAACGGATAGGTGCCGTGGTCCACGTCCAGCAGCACGCCCTGCGCGCCCTCGAACAGGATGCGGCGGCCCTGGCGCTTGGCGTCGTCGAGCGTGCGCCAGACGGGCGCGGCGAAGGGCAGCACCAAGGGCGCGATCTCGCGCAGATCGGCCAGCAGCCGCGCGCGATCGATCGGCGGCTCGCCGAAACCGGCGCGCAGCGCGTCATGATGGGCGGTAAGCCGCGCGATCTGCGGCTCGAGGCTGTCGAGATGGGCGAGATCGCACACGCGGATCGCGCGCCGGCCCACCTTGTCCTCATAGGCCGGCCCGATGCCGCGCCGGGTCGTGCCGATCTTGCCGGCGCCGCTCGCATCCTCGCGCAGACCGTCGAGATCGCGGTGGAAGGGCAGGATTAGCGGACAGGTCTCGGCGATGCGCAGCGTATCGGGCGTGATGGTGACACCCTGCGCGGTGAGCTTGGCGATCTCGTCGCGCAGATGCCACGGATCGAGCACCACGCCATTGCCGATCACCGACAGGGTGCCGCGCACGATGCCCGAGGGCAGCAGGCTGAGCTTGTACACGCTCTCGCCCACCACCAGCGTGTGGCCGGCATTATGGCCGCCCTGGAAGCGCACCACCACCTCGGCGCGCTCGGCGAGCCAATCGACGATCTTGCCCTTGCCCTCGTCGCCCCACTGGGCGCCGACTACGGTGACATTGGCCATTATCTGCCTTCCGTTACGGGAGAAAGGGCGCCATTCGCCCAAATGAAGGCGCAGCCGAGCCGCGCCGCATCGTCCTGGGCGGAGAGCGCCGCCACCGTCGCATAGCCCTGGCCGTGCAGCCTGTCCGCCGCCGCCGCGTCATAGCCCTCGGCAAGGAACACCTTGGGCCGGGCGGACGGGGCGAGGCCGGCGGCCACCAGCGGATCGAGATAGAGGGAGAAGCCGGTCGCCGGCTCCTCATGCCCATCGGGATGCAGGATCGTGTAGCTGCCGCCGCGCCCGATCTCGCCGCGCGCGCCCTCCACGAACAGCGAGAAGCCGATCCAGCTCTGATATTCGAAGCCGTGCCGCTCGGTCGGATCCAGCGTGATGCGGGCGCGATCGCCGATGGCGGCGACGATCGCGCGCACGCCGGCCAGCCGCGAGGCGAGCACCGCGCCGCGATCGAGCCCTGCCAGCCGCGCCAGCGCCGCGTCCACCGGGCCGGCCGCCTCGATCAGCGGGAGATAGGCCTCGGCG contains:
- the rpsF gene encoding 30S ribosomal protein S6; this encodes MALYEHVFLARQDLAQAQVDQLAQTATEIVESLGGKIVKTETWGLRSLAYRIAKNRKAHYVLLEIDGPAAAIAELERQIAINEDVIRYMTVRVDAHEQGPSAMMRRNERDRRGRRERDDAERPERADRPERAA
- the rpsR gene encoding 30S ribosomal protein S18, encoding MARPFFRRRKSCPFSAKDAPRIDYKDVRLLQGFVSERGKIVPSRITAVSAKKQRELAREIKRARHLGLLPYVVK
- the rplI gene encoding 50S ribosomal protein L9 — encoded protein: MEVILLERVEKLGGIGDVVTVKNGYARNFLLPNNKALRANEANRKVFEANRAVIEADNAKKRATAETEAKEIDGKTVTLIRQASNTGQLYGSVSARDLAELLAADGAHVSKSQIVLDRAIKSIGLHEVRVVLHPEVSTMIKVNVARSPEEADLQAQGVDVMAEMFERDEAGFTEDYDPNAEPGATADAEREEPAEG
- a CDS encoding adenylosuccinate synthase codes for the protein MANVTVVGAQWGDEGKGKIVDWLAERAEVVVRFQGGHNAGHTLVVGESVYKLSLLPSGIVRGTLSVIGNGVVLDPWHLRDEIAKLTAQGVTITPDTLRIAETCPLILPFHRDLDGLREDASGAGKIGTTRRGIGPAYEDKVGRRAIRVCDLAHLDSLEPQIARLTAHHDALRAGFGEPPIDRARLLADLREIAPLVLPFAAPVWRTLDDAKRQGRRILFEGAQGVLLDVDHGTYPFVTSSNTIAGTAAGGSGLGPAAAGYVLGIVKAYTTRVGSGPFPTEQDNAIGERLGTRGHEFGTVTGRKRRCGWFDAVLVRQAAAVSGITGIALTKLDVLDGLDEILICTGYRLGGTVVDYLPPHASDQMAAEPIYERVPGWSESTQGARSWADLPAAAIKYIRRVEELIRCPVALVSTSPEREDTILVRDPFAD